A window of the Xenopus laevis strain J_2021 chromosome 9_10L, Xenopus_laevis_v10.1, whole genome shotgun sequence genome harbors these coding sequences:
- the phb.L gene encoding prohibitin L homeolog isoform X1 has product MAARLLETIGKLGLGLAVAGGVVNSALYNVDAGHNAVMFDRFRGVQDVVTGEGTHFLIPWVQKPIIFDCRSRPRQVPVVTGSKDLQNVNITLRILFRPMANQLPRIFTTIGEDYDERVLPSITTEILKSVVARFDAGELITQRELVSRQVSEDLMERAATFGLILDDVSLTHLTFGKEFTEAVEAKQVSQQEAERARFIVEKAEQQKKAAVISAEGDSKAAELIASSLADAGDGLIELRKLEAAEDIAYQLSRARNVTYLPSGQSTLLQLPQ; this is encoded by the exons ATGGCAGCACGACTGTTAGAGACGATTGGAAAACTTGGCCTGGGATTGGCTGTGGCCGGAGGGGTGGTGAACTCCGCATTGTATAATG TGGACGCTGGACACAACGCAGTGATGTTCGATAGGTTTCGAGGGGTGCAGGATGTGGTTACTGGTGAGGGAACCCATTTCCTTATTCCCTGGGTCCAGAAACCCATCATTTTCGACTGTCGCTCTCGCCCTCGCCAAGTACCTGTTGTTACAGGTAGCAAAG ATCTACAAAACGTTAACATTACACTGCGTATACTTTTCCGGCCCATGGCCAATCAGTTGCCGCGGATCTTCACCACCATTGGAGAAGATTATGATGAGAGAGTCCTGCCCTCCATCACTACTGAGATCTTGAAATCTGTAGTG GCCCGGTTTGATGCAGGCGAGCTAATCACACAGAGAGAGCTGGTGTCCAGGCAGGTGAGCGAGGATCTGATGGAGAGAGCAGCCACCTTTGGTCTCATCCTGGATGATGTTTCACTG ACACATTTGACATTCGGTAAGGAGTTCACGGAGGCCGTAGAAGCCAAACAGGTGTCCCAGCAGGAAGCAGAGCGTGCCAGGTTTATCGTCGAGAAG GCTGAACAGCAAAAGAAAGCAGCCGTCATTTCAGCAGAAGGAGACTCCAAGGCAGCAGAGCTCATTGCCTCCTCACTAGCGGACGCTGGAGATGGGCTCATCGAGCTGCGCAAACTGGAAGCCGCAGAGGATATTGCGTATCAGTTGTCTCGGGCTCGTAATGTCACTTATCTGCCCTCAGGACAGTCGACGTTATTACAGCTGCCACAATAA